Below is a genomic region from Candidatus Cloacimonadota bacterium.
TTCAAAACCACTCTAATTGTATAGATGATAAAAACTATCATAAATATCTTTAATCCCTTTAAGATTATTTTTGTTTTATCAAGTATTTCAACAAATTTAGCATTATCACCCTTTATTTCAATATAGCCAACCGGGCTGGCATCAACTTTCATTCCCAATCCACCACCTTTGCCATTTCTTCCTTTTTTAGCACCTTCTTTTTCTGTTTCAGCCTCTTCTAACGGTTCTGGTTTTTCCTTTTTCTTAGCTTCCATTTCGCCGAAACCTCCACCACCTCCACCTTGAAATCGTACAGAAGCCACGGGAATTATTGATACATTATCTACCTTTTTCACATCACCAAATATTGATTTTACATTAGCAGTTTTCTCAATATTTTCTTTAATTTCCGCGATTAACTTTTTTATTTCCATCTAATCCTCCCGTATTTTTTTATTAATATGAGTTATGCAAAATAACATTTTATTGTCATTCCGCACTTGATTCGGAATCCAAAATCCTTTATTTCATTGGATTCCCGTCCCCAATTTCTTGAGGACAAGCTTTCACTGGAATGACAAATAAAGCCAAATTAACAATTTTGCATATCTCATTTTTTTATTAATTTATTATGAGATTACACAAAAAAGTAAAATACAAAATAAATTAACTTAATTTCAAAATCCAAATTTCTAATGTCAAATAAATGCCAAAGTTTAAACGTCAAAGTCATTGTTTCCGTGTTGATTTATTTATGGAGAGATAAAAAAATTAAGTTGGGTTTATTGGTTTTTTTCAATAAATTTTTGTTTCACCGTTTCATGTTATAGGCAGATCCTTTGAATAACTGTGAAACTACCTTTGATACCATTCTAACCTGACTGTTGATTTCACCAAGAAATGGTCAATATTTTGATTTTTCTTGTTTGTAATTTGTCGTTTGAAATTTTATTTGAAATTAGAAATTAGATATTTGGAATTATTTATCAAGTTTTGCATAAACGGAACTAAATGAATAAATCATACTTAACTTTTGATAACATCTTATACGAAACTTGAGTAAATTAGTTTTATATAATTTTTTAGCTTATCAAGATTCATCCTATTCTCTTTTTGATATTTTGCAAAAGCCCACCACTTTCAATGATTTTTTGCATTTGTGTCGGTAGAGGTGGAAACTTAAAAGTTCTATCCCCTACCTTTAATTCGCCTACCTTCTCATCAATCTCAATCTTATTTCCTTCCTTATAATAATCAACTGCGTCCGGACATTCTATCAAAAGCAATCCTTGATTAGTGCCACTACGATAGAATATACGAGCAAAGGATTTGGCGATAATAGCTCTTATACCAACATATTTCAGACCAAGCCCGGGTTGTTCTCTTGAGGAACCACAACCAAAATTCTTACCTGCCAAAATTATATCACTTTTTTGAACCTCTCTTGAAAAGTTTGTGTCCAAATCTTCAAAAAGATGTTCTTTTATAAAATCAAGGTCTGATGATTCATAAGTATATTTTCCAGGGAACATCAAATCCGTATTAATATTGTCTTGATTATAGTAAAATACTTTCATAATATCTCCAAAAACTAAACTGATTTCTTATATTAAATCTAATGGTTGGGGCAATGCGTAGCGCGGAATTTTATTGCACTTCCTTTCTGTTTTGTCCTGAATCCCGCATTTCGTATAGGTTTTGTTATCTTCTGGTCTTTTTCATTTATCTTCTTTTTGAATATCGAACACTGAACACTGATTAACGATTTTTGATTTTTTTGTGATTGAAAAAATATTTATAATTTTAGATTTTTTTGTGCAGTTTCAATGCTCTTGACAAAAATTGAAATCAATTCATTATTCTCTTTTTTTGCCTTTATTATTTTACTTTCAGTTTTATACAATTTGCTTCGGTGAATTATTTTCAGACAAACATAAGTTTCTCGCAGTTCTTTTAAAATTACTTTTACTTTATGGATGAAGTCTTTTTTCGACTCTGCACTTTGTGCTTCTCCATAATTCAATGAAACTGATGTCCCGGAACGAACCAATTGTCCGGATAAATGATTCCCTGCCTTTGAATTGGGCATTTCGTTTACAATTTCAATTATCAAAACTGAAAATTCAATCAATCGTTCTTCTAAATCATATTTATTCATAATTCATAAACTTCTTAAATCATTATTCGTTAATCAATATTCGATATTCAATTTATTGTTCTGTTTTTTCTTGACTTGAATCTAACATTTCTTATCTATTATTTTCCAATACAAAAATAGGTGAAGCCATTAGCTTTTGTCTTTTCAGGGTCATATTGGTTTCTGCCATCAAAGATTACTTTTTGTTTGAGCGTATTTTTTATCTTTTGAAAATCAGGGTGACGAAATTGACGCCATTCTGTTATAAGAACTAAAGCATCTGCATCTCCCAGAGCCTGATATTGGTCATTAAAATATTTAATGAATGGATTATTGCCGAATACTTTTTTTGCTTCCTTAATTGCCTTTGGGTCATAGGCTTGAATTTTTGCACCCCGTTTAATTAGTTCATTAATTATAATTATTGATGGAGCTTCTCGTACATCATCAGTCATTGGTTTAAAAGAAAGACCCCAGATAGCAAATACCTTGCCTTTCAAATCTTTCCCAAAATGTGCACATATTTTATCAATCATTATCTGTTTCTGTTTATAATTTACATTTTCAACTGCTTCTAATATTTGTGATGATGAATTGTTTTCTTGTGAAATTTTTATAAGAGCCTTTATATCCTTTGGAAAACAAGAACCGCCATATCCAACACCTGGATAAAGAAATTTATAACCAATTCGTGAGTCAGAACCTATTCCTATTCTTACATCTTCAACATTAGCACCGACTTTTTCACACAGATTTGCTATTTCATTCATAAATGAAATTTTTGTAGCAAGCATTGCATTTGCAGTATATTTTGTCAATTCAGCAGAACGAATACTCATAAAGATGACGCGATTGCTTCTAAAAGTAAATGATGAGTAAAGGTCATTCATAATATCCTTTGCTTTCTCACTATCAGCTCCAACTATAATTCTATCCGGCTTCAGAAAATCTTCTATAGCCATTCCTTCTTTCAAAAATTCAGGGTTAGACACGACATCAAAATCATAATTCAATTCTCGTTTTTCTAATTCAGACTTTATCGTTTCTTTTACTAAATCTGCGGTACCAACTGGAACGGTGGATTTGTCAATCACAACTTTGTAGCCATTAATATATTTCCCAATATCTTTTGCTACAGTTAGCACATATTGAAGGTCTGCTGAACCGTCTTCGTTTGGCGGGGTTCCAACAGCGATAAATATCACTAAGGATTCTTCAACTGCTTTTTTTATATCAGTAATAAAAGATATACGATTCCCCTTTATATTTCTTTCTACCATCTCTTTTAACCCATACTCAAAAATTGGCATCACCCCATGATTCAACATATCAATTTTTTCTTGATTATTATCAACGCAGATGACCTCACTTCCCATTTCTGCAAAGCAAGTGCCAGTAACTAAACCAACATAGCCTGTGCCCACTACAGCGATTTTCATATTTATTTATCCTTTCTGTGGTATTTGTTGTAAAAATATTCAATAGTTTTCATTATTCCATCTTTTAAAGTTGTTTGAGGATACCAGTTTAGAATATTCCTTGCTCGGGAAATATCAAGACAACTTTTGTGGATATCTCCAGGTCTAGCCCCTAATTTTTTCGGCTGAATATCTGAATTCGTAAGTTCTGCAATCTGATGATAAAGTTCTCCAGTTGAAGTCTCATTATTTGTACCAATATTCACAAGTTCATTGTCTCCTTTTTCAAGACCAATTAAATTTGATTTTACAACATCACCAACAAAGACATAATCACGAATCATTCCGTCAGGATTTTCCGGATAAGCATAAAGATTAGAAATCTTATCTTGCAAGATATTTTCAATAAAAATAGATACAACCCCTGCTTCGCCATGTGGAATTTGGCGAGGTCCATAAACATTTGCATACCGTAGAACAAGATATTTTAAGCCAAACTGATGGTTATAATAATGGAGATATTTCTCAACCGAAAATTTTGCAATTGCATAAGGTGAAACTGGTTTAGGGACATAATTTTCTGTTGTGGGATATTCCTCTGCATCGCCATAAATTGCACCGCCAGTGGAAGAAAAAATTACTCTCTTGACTCCATACTTTACTGAATTTTGCAAAACATTAATTGTGCCTAAAATATTCACCTCTGCATCAAAAATAGGGTCTTTCGCAGAAACTGGTACGCTAATTTGCGCAGCATGATGATTTACAATATCCGGTTTTTCAGTTTTGAAAATATTTTCTAATCCTTTATCACAAATATCAATATGATAAAATTTAGCTTTTGGATTTATATTATCTGGATTTCCCGTTGAGAGATTATCTACAATAACAACTTGATGATCATCCTCTATATAAGCATCTGAAATATGTGATGCAATAAAGCCTGCACCGCCTGTTACAAAGATTTTCATACTATCTCCAAAGAAATTTTTAGCCACCCAGATTAAATAGCTTACTACTAAGTAAAGATACACCTTACAGTGCAAGCCATATTTAATCGGGCAAGCGAAACTACACCCGTTCTCCGTAGTCCCGATTTAATCGGGACGAAGGGTGAATAAAAAAACACAAAAAATTAGTAAATTAGTAAACTTGTTAATTGGTGTACTTATTTATCTGTCAATTTACTAATTCACAAATTCACTAATTTTATAACACTCATCGCCAAATACAATATTACTTTTCGTGTGATTTTGTGTGTTTTTGTGGCTCATTTTATTTCGCTAGTTATACAAAATGCTTCAAAACTTCCATTACTCTTAAAGCAGTTTTTCCATCCCAGAATTTTGGAATAGTTCGTTCTTTACAATACCCCCCTAAGATAGATTTTACAGCTTTTATAATTTTTTGGGTATCATTTCCAACCAATTGATTTGTTCCTTGCTTGATTGTAATTGGTCTTTCGGTATTTTCACGGATAGTTATACAAGGCACACCAAAAACTGTGGTTTCTTCTTGAATTCCACCTGAATCAGTAAGAACAAGTTTTGCATCCTTTTCTAACTTAAGAAAATCAAGATAGCCTACAGGTTCTATAAACTTAAGGTTTTTCATATTCTCAAACTGTGATTTCAAAGAGAATTGCTTAATCTGTTTACGAGAACGCGGATGTATTGGAAAAATTAAGGGAATTTTTTTTTCAATCTCTTCAAAAGCAGTGATTATCTTCTCAAAACTCTTTTTATTATCAACATTGCTTGGTCTATGTAAAGTTATTAAACCATAATTATTTGAAGTTATATTTAACTGTTCAAGAATATTTGATCTTTCGGCAAGCTTTTCGTATCTTCTTAGAGAATCAATCATTGCATTACCAACAAAGAAGATTCTCTCATCTGAAACACCTTCTTTTTTAAGATTCTCATTTGCATCAAGAGACGGTGTCAACAAAATCTCTGAAATAGAGTCAGTTAAGACACGATTAATCTCTTCGGGCATTC
It encodes:
- a CDS encoding spore germination protein GerW family protein encodes the protein MEIKKLIAEIKENIEKTANVKSIFGDVKKVDNVSIIPVASVRFQGGGGGGFGEMEAKKKEKPEPLEEAETEKEGAKKGRNGKGGGLGMKVDASPVGYIEIKGDNAKFVEILDKTKIILKGLKIFMIVFIIYTIRVVLKRRKK
- a CDS encoding 3-isopropylmalate dehydratase, yielding MKVFYYNQDNINTDLMFPGKYTYESSDLDFIKEHLFEDLDTNFSREVQKSDIILAGKNFGCGSSREQPGLGLKYVGIRAIIAKSFARIFYRSGTNQGLLLIECPDAVDYYKEGNKIEIDEKVGELKVGDRTFKFPPLPTQMQKIIESGGLLQNIKKRIG
- a CDS encoding four helix bundle protein, giving the protein MNKYDLEERLIEFSVLIIEIVNEMPNSKAGNHLSGQLVRSGTSVSLNYGEAQSAESKKDFIHKVKVILKELRETYVCLKIIHRSKLYKTESKIIKAKKENNELISIFVKSIETAQKNLKL
- a CDS encoding UDP-glucose/GDP-mannose dehydrogenase family protein; translation: MKIAVVGTGYVGLVTGTCFAEMGSEVICVDNNQEKIDMLNHGVMPIFEYGLKEMVERNIKGNRISFITDIKKAVEESLVIFIAVGTPPNEDGSADLQYVLTVAKDIGKYINGYKVVIDKSTVPVGTADLVKETIKSELEKRELNYDFDVVSNPEFLKEGMAIEDFLKPDRIIVGADSEKAKDIMNDLYSSFTFRSNRVIFMSIRSAELTKYTANAMLATKISFMNEIANLCEKVGANVEDVRIGIGSDSRIGYKFLYPGVGYGGSCFPKDIKALIKISQENNSSSQILEAVENVNYKQKQIMIDKICAHFGKDLKGKVFAIWGLSFKPMTDDVREAPSIIIINELIKRGAKIQAYDPKAIKEAKKVFGNNPFIKYFNDQYQALGDADALVLITEWRQFRHPDFQKIKNTLKQKVIFDGRNQYDPEKTKANGFTYFCIGK
- a CDS encoding NAD-dependent epimerase/dehydratase family protein yields the protein MKIFVTGGAGFIASHISDAYIEDDHQVVIVDNLSTGNPDNINPKAKFYHIDICDKGLENIFKTEKPDIVNHHAAQISVPVSAKDPIFDAEVNILGTINVLQNSVKYGVKRVIFSSTGGAIYGDAEEYPTTENYVPKPVSPYAIAKFSVEKYLHYYNHQFGLKYLVLRYANVYGPRQIPHGEAGVVSIFIENILQDKISNLYAYPENPDGMIRDYVFVGDVVKSNLIGLEKGDNELVNIGTNNETSTGELYHQIAELTNSDIQPKKLGARPGDIHKSCLDISRARNILNWYPQTTLKDGIMKTIEYFYNKYHRKDK
- the wecB gene encoding UDP-N-acetylglucosamine 2-epimerase (non-hydrolyzing), with protein sequence MKIILVVGARPNYMKIAPIYFALKSEQNFHPLIVHTGQHYDNNLSEIFFEELGLPEPDTYLGVGSGTHGEQTSRIMIEFEKVLLNEQPGLVMVAGDVNSTIACALDSVKLHIPVAHLEAGLRSYDRRMPEEINRVLTDSISEILLTPSLDANENLKKEGVSDERIFFVGNAMIDSLRRYEKLAERSNILEQLNITSNNYGLITLHRPSNVDNKKSFEKIITAFEEIEKKIPLIFPIHPRSRKQIKQFSLKSQFENMKNLKFIEPVGYLDFLKLEKDAKLVLTDSGGIQEETTVFGVPCITIRENTERPITIKQGTNQLVGNDTQKIIKAVKSILGGYCKERTIPKFWDGKTALRVMEVLKHFV